In one Canis lupus dingo isolate Sandy chromosome 16, ASM325472v2, whole genome shotgun sequence genomic region, the following are encoded:
- the LOC112675214 gene encoding LRP2-binding protein: MKLTSEKLPKNPFYTSLSQYGAKNPKFFQWRKEKTDHYSHLNLVDKALQLLKERIRRGDALAYFLRGQLYFEEGWYEEALEQFEEIKEKDHQATYQLGVMYYDGLGTPIDTEKGVEYMKKIVDSPCPKARHLQFAAAYNLGRAYYEGKGVKRSDEEAERLWLFAADNGNPKASVKAQSILGLYYSTKEPKDLEKAFYWHSEACGNGNLESQGALGLMYFYGQGIRQDTEAALECLREAAERGNVYAQGNLVEYYYKMKFFTKCVTFSKRIADYDEVHDIPMIAQVTDCLPEFIIRGMAMASFYHARCLQLGLGVTKDEATAKLYYSKACRLNPALAEELHCLLIRQRI; encoded by the exons ATGAAGTTGACCAGTGAAAAGTTGCCCAAGAACCCCTTTTATACCTCTCTATCCCAGTACGGAGCTAAGAACCCAAAATTCTTCcaatggaggaaggaaaagactG ATCATTACAGCCATTTAAATTTGGTGGATAAGGCATTGCAGCTCttgaaggaaagaataagaagagGGGACGCTCTGGCATATTTCCTCCGAGGCCAACTATATTTTGAAGAG GGATGGTATGAAGAAGCATTAGAACAGTttgaagaaatcaaggaaaaagACCATCAAGCAACTTACCAGCTAGGAGTAATGTATTACGATGGGCTGGGGACACCTATAGATACT gaaaaaggagtggaatatatgaagaaaattgtTGATTCTCCATGTCCCAAAGCAAGACACTTACAATTTGCAGCTGCCTACAACCTTGGAAGAGCTTATTATGAAGGGAAAGGCGTCAAACGatcagatgaggaagctgaaag ACTGTGGCTTTTTGCTGCAGACAATGGAAATCCAAAAGCTAGTGTGAAGGCTCAAAGTATCCTAGGATTGTATTATTCAACAAAAGAGCCTAAAGACTTAGAAAAG GCATTTTATTGGCACTCGGAGGCATGTGGCAATGGAAATCTGGAGTCCCAAGGTGCACTTGGACTAATGTATTTTTATGGACAAGGCATCCGCCAGGATACTGAAGCTGCCCTGGAGTGCTTAAGGGAAGCAGCAGAACGTGGAAATGTCTATGCTCAAGGGAATCTTGTGGAATACTACTATAAGATGAAATTTTTTACCAAGTGTGTTACATTTTCCAAAAG GATTGCTGACTACGATGAGGTTCATGACATCCCCATGATAGCACAGGTCACGGACTGTCTCCCGGAATTCATCATCAGGGGCATGGCCATGGCATCCTTCTACCACGCCCGCTGTCTTCAGCTCGGCTTGGGTGTCACAAAGGATGAAGCAACAGCTAAACTCTACTATTCTAAA gCTTGTCGTCTGAACCCTGCACTGGCAGAGGAACTTCACTGTTTACTTATTCGTCAAAGGATTTAG